The genomic interval CGTGGCCCGCCATCGAGCGCATCAGAATCGCGGCATCGCGCACGCTGCGCGCGATCGGACCGGCCTGGTCGAGCGAAGACGCAAAGGCAACGATGCCCCAGCGCGAGCAGCGGCCATAGGTCGGCTTGATGCCGACGGTCGCGGTGAACGCCGCCGGCTGGCGGATCGAGCCGCCGGTGTCGGTCGCGGTCGCGCCCATGCACAGCAATGCAGCAACGGCCGAGGCTGAGCCGCCGGACGAGCCGCCCGGCACCAGCGTGGTGTTGGAACCCTCGCGCCGCCAGGGATTGCCGACCGGTCCGAAGCACGAGGTCTCATTCGACGAGCCCATGGCGAACTCGTCATTGTTGAGCTTGCCGAGCATGACGGCGCCGTCGCGCCAGAGCTGCGAGGTGATCGTGGACTCGTAAGTCGGCACGAAATTGCCGAGGATCTTTGAGCAGGCGGTCGTGCGCACGCCCTTGGTCGCGAACAGATCCTTGATGCCGAGCGGGATGCCGGCGAGCGGACCCGCATCGCCCTTGGCGATCTTGCCGTCGGCCTCGCGCGCCATGGCACGCGCCTGGTCGGGCGTCTCCATGACGAAGGCATTGAGCACGCGCGCCGCCTCCATCGCGGAAAGATGCGCGTCGGTCAGCTCCAGCGACGTGAAAGTCTTGGCCGCGAGACCCTTGCGGGCCTCGGCGAGCGTCAGCGATGTCAAATCGGTCATTTATTGATCGGGCTACAGAAGAACGGGGACAGGGTCTTGTCGTTGGCCGGGTCGTCTTTCTTGACGGCGGCATTCGCTGCCGCCTCGAGCTGGTCGAGCACGGCATTGACGGCGACATTGGGATCGGCAGCCTTGCCCTGCCGCTCCATCGCGTCGAGATAATTCATGTAGGCCTGATAGGCCTTCTCATCGTCGCATAGCAGGCACATCGCAACGTTCCAAAAGTTTACTCGACAACCTTCGGCACTAGGAAGAAGTGCCCCTCGGTCGCCGGCGCGTTGGCAACGATATCGTCGGCGATCTCGCCATCATTGACCACGTCTTGCCGCTTCTTCATCTCCATCGGCGTAACCGACGTCATCGGCTCGACGCCATCGACGTTGACCTCGGAGAGTTGCTCGACGAAGGCCAGCATGGCGTTGAGCTCGCCCTGCAAATGGGAAACTTCGTCGTCCCTGACCGCAATACGCGCCAAATGCGCGATGCGGCGGACGGTCACGGCGTCGACTGACATTATATAGGACCTCGGACGGCAGAGATAAGCCTGCCGTATAGCAGAGGCCGCTTTTGCGCCGCAACCAGCGCTATCAGCCTAGCCGGCCAGCGCTTTCAGGCGGGCAAGCGCCGTTTTGGCCAGATCCCGGGTCAATTCGGCCGCCGGGACCTCGCGGCCCAAGCCGATGGCCTGGCCCGCCCAGAGATTTGTGAATTCCACCCTGCCCTGCTTTTCGGCAGCCGCCTTCAGGGGCCCGAGCGCGGTCGCCGCATGCGGGAAGCTTGGTGCATCCGGCGAGATCGGGCCGACCTCGCGCATCACGCGGTTGGCGACGCCGCGAGCCGGGCGTCCGGTCATGACGTTTGTGATGACGGTCGAGGCATCACCGGCCTCCGCCAGCGCCTTTCGCGCTGATACACTGACCTTGGATTCCGGACAGCGCAGATAGGCGCTTCCGATCTGCACGCCGGACGCCCCGAGCGCGAAGGCCGCCGCGATGCCGCGCCCGTCAGCAATGCCGCCGGCTGCGATCACCGGCACCTTCACGGCATCGACCACCTGCGGCACCAGCGCAAAGGTGCCGGGCTGCTCTGCGATGTTGTCGGTCAGAAACATGCCGCGATGGCCGCCGGCCTCGGCACCTTGCGCGATTACGGCATCGACGCCGTTCTGCTCGAGCCAGACCGCTTCCTTGACTGTCGTCGCCGAGGAAATGACGAGGCAGCCGGCCGCCTTCACGCGCCTCAGCAGCGCCTGGTCCGGCAGGCCGAAATGGAAGCTGACGACCTCCGGCTTCAGCTCCTCCACGACATCGCAGAACGCCGCATCGAACGGCGCGCGATTGGCCGCAGCAATCGGCGCGGACGGATCAAGGCCGTACTCCTCGTAGTAAGGCGTCAGCCGCTCTTTCCAGCGCGCTTCCGATTCCGCCGAGAGCTCGAGCGGCTTGTGGCAGAAGAAGTTGACGTTGATCGGCGCGGAGACGCGCTGGCGGATGATGTTGACCTGCTCGCGCGCCTTCTCGGCCGAGATCATCGCGCACGGCAGCGAGCCCAGCGCGCCGCCTTGCGCGGCCGCGATCACCAGCTCCGCATCCATGATGCCCGCCATCGGCGCCAGCACGATGGGGAACTCGGTCTTGAAGAGGTCGATCAGTCGACGATTGGGCCACATGGTTTCTCTCTCGCTCTTCCCCTCTCCCCTTGTGGGAGAGGGTGGATCGCCGCGTAGCGGCGAGACGGGTGAGGGGTTTGTATCCGCGGAGACAGACCTCTCAAATTTGCTTGTGTTCGCCGCGGGCAGAACCCCTCATCCGGCGCTGCGCGCCACCTTCTCCCACAAGGGAGAAGGGAAAGAAGCACCGGAATTGCGCCGGCCGGCCAGAAGCTGCTCGGCTTCGGTTGCGATCCGCGCGACGATCTCGGCGGCCGGTGGAATATCATGGATCAGGCCGACGGCCTCGCCCGCAATGACGGCGGCGACGTCGAAATTGCCGGCCGCCTTGGCCGCTGCATAGTCCGCCGCGACCGTGGCGACATTCTGCATCAACTCGACCTCGCGGCCGATCCAGCGGCGGGCGTGGTCGTTGATCAGGCAACGTCCTGTGAACGGCGCCGGCCAGACATTGTTGCGGGAGAGATCGAAGATGATGCCGCGCACGGTCTCGCCGCTAGCAGCACGACAGATGCGCCGCTTGGCCTCGTCGGCGCCGTCGGCTTCCTCGCTCGCATAGAAGCGCGTGCCGAGCAGCACGCCGCTCGCGCCCAGCATCAGCATCGCGGCGAGCCCGCGCCCGTCGGCGATGCCGCCGGCTGCCACCACGGGCACGCGGCCTGCAGCCAGATCGACAATCGCGGGCACGAGATCGACCGTGGTGCGCGAAGCGCCATGGCCGCCCGCTTCCGTCCCCTGCGCGATGAGGACATCCGCACCGGCGTCGAGCGCCTGCCGCGCCATGGTTTCGTCCTGCACCTGACAGATCAGCCGGACGCCAGCAGATTTGATCTTTGGTGCGAACGGTGCGGGATCGCCGAACGACAGCATGATCGCGCCCGGCCGCGCCGCGAGTGCGATGTCGAGAAGCTCCGGACGCTTCGCGAGGCTCCAGGTGATGAAGCCGATGCCGAACGGCGCGCTCAAACCTCTAAGCTTGGCCGTCTCCTGGTCCAGCCAGGCTCGCTCGCCATAACCGCCGCCGAGTATCCCGAACCCACCGGCGCGACTGACCGCCGTCACGAGGCGTGCGCCCGCGACGACATCCATTGGCGCAAGCAAGATCGGATGCTCGGATCCAAGAAGCCTGGTGAGTGGTGTGGCGATTGGCACGGCGTCCTCCGGTCTGGACAGCAAGACTAGACGGGACTAGCATTCTCTAAAATTGAATTATAGCGAACGCTGCCATCTCGAAAACGAAACGAGACCATGGAACTCAGCGATATCAAGACCTTTGCCGCAGTGGCCCGCACCGGCGGCATCACCCGGGCCGCGGAAGAGCTCAACACCGTACAGTCGAACGTCACGCAGCGGATCAAGGCCCTGGAGGCCGAGATCGGCACGCCGCTGTTCGAGCGGCACAGCCGCGGCATGACGCTGACCGGCGCCGGCAAGCGGCTGCTGCCCTATGCGCAACGAATGGCCGCGCTCTCGCGCGAAGCACTGCTCGCCGCGCGCGACGACGGCGAGCCGAAGGGACCGCTTGCGATCGGCTCGATGGAGACGACCGCTGCCGTGCGCCTGCCGCCCCTGCTCGCCGATTTCCACCGCCGCTTCCCCGCGGTGCGGCTGAGCTTGCGCACGGCAACCACGGCCGATCTCGTCGCCGCCGTGCTCGATGGCTCGCTCGACGGTGCGTTCGTCGCAGGTCCCATCGATCATGCCGACCTCACCGCAACAAGCGCTTTTCGCGAGGAGCTGGTGTTGGTCAGCGCGCGGCGCTGGACGACGCTGGCCGAACTGCGCGCGGGCACGCCGGAGTCCGGCCCCACCGCGCTCGTCTTCCGCACCGGCTGCACCTACCGCCAGCGCATCGAGCAGATTTTTGTCGAGTTCGGCTGGCCCTCGGCGGCGCGCTTCGAACTCGGCACGCTCGACGGCATGATCGGCTGCGTCGCCGCCGACATGGGGGTGACGCTGTTGCCGCGCGCGGTCGTCGCCCGCAGCGAGATGAACGGCAGCGTGTCCATCCATACGCTGAGCCCGGCCTATACCGGCGTCGAGACGCTGTTCATCCAGCGCCGCACCGGACATCACTACAGCGCGCTGAATGGCTTCGCGTCCTGCCTGAACAAAGACGAGCAAGTCATCGCGGCTTGAGGTCCTTTGCCTCCGCCGCGCATCGCATGCTATGCGCATGCCTATGCCGGCTCTTATCCTACCCCTGGTCGATGCTGCAACCCACTGGCCCGAACGCGGGGCGTTGATCGGGCTCGATCTCGGCACCAAGACCATCGGTGTCGCGGTGTCCGATCCGGACCGGCGGCTCGCGACCGGCGTCGAGACGATCCAGCGCAAGGCCTTCAAGCAGGACGCAGCCCGGCTGCTCGCCATCGCGACCGAGCGCAAGGCAGTCGGCTTCGTGCTCGGCCTTCCCATCAACATGGACGGCAGCGAAGGCCCGCGCGCGCAATCGACCCGCGCCTTCGCCCGCAACCTTGCCGGCCTCACTGCGCTTCCGATCGGGTTTTGGGACGAGCGGCTCTCGACCGCCGCCGTCGAGCGCGAACTGATCGGCATGGACGTCAGCCGCGCCAAGCGCGCCGAGGTGATCGACGAGCACGCCGCCATCTTCATCCTGCAAGGCGCGCTCGACCGGCTCGCCAATCTGCGGCGGACGGACTGACCATGGCCGTCGTCATCGCGGCGCTGCTCCCGGTCTTCATCCTGATCGTGCTCGGCGTCGTCCTCAAGCGCACCCTGATGCGGCTCGACACGCAGTGGCACGGCCTGGAGCGCCTGACCTACTACGTGCTGTTTCCGATGCTGCTGATCCAGACGCTCGTGAAGGCCGACCTGGGCACGGTGCCGGTCGCCGGCGTCGGCAGCGCGCTGCTCCTGTCGGCGCTGGTGATGTCGCTGCTGTGCCTGGCGCTCCGCCCTGCTCTGGCGCGGCTCGGCATCGACGGCCCCGCCTTCACCTCGATCTTCCAGGGCGCGACGCGTTGGCAGACCTACGTGGCGCTCTCGGTATCAGCCAATCTGTTCGGCGACGTCGGCCTGGCGGTGGCGTCGGTGGCGATGGTCGCCATCATCCCTCTGGTCAACGTGTTCAGTGTCGCCGTGCTCGCGCACTATGCCGCGCCGGAAAAGCAGTCTGCGCGTGCGATCGTCATGACGGTGGCAAGCAATCCCCTGATCTGGGCCTGCGCCATCGGCCTCTTCGTCAATGTCGTGCACCTGCCGCTGCCAAAGATCTGGCATGACGTGGCCGATGCGCTGAGCCGCTCCTCGCTCGCCATCGGCCTGCTCGTCACCGGCGCGGGCCTGCATCTCAAGGGGCTATTGCGTCCAAGCCTTGGTGCCAGCCTCGGCGTCGCCTTCAAGCTGGCGCTGATGCCCGCGCTGGCGCTGGTCCTGGCGCTGTGGTTCGGGCTGTCAGGCAAAAGCCTCACCATCGTCGCGATCTGCGCGGCCGTGCCGACCTCGCCGAGCGCCTATGTGCTGGCCCGCCAGATGGGCGGCGATGCGCCGCTGCTCGCGCAAATCATCACGCTGCAGACGATACTTGCGGCGATCACGATGCCGATCGCGATCGCTCTGGTCGCCTGACGCCTACTCCCCCAGCCACATCGTCAGCACCACCGCGGTCAGATTGTTGAGCGCGTGAAGCATGATCGTCAGCCATAGCGAATTTGCACGGTAGCGCATGTAGCCGAACCACAGGCCGATGCAGAAGACTTCAGCGAGGAAGTAGAGGTCGTACTGGAGGTGCACGACGGTCCACACCAGCGAGGACAGGATGATCGCGCCTGGCACGCGAAGAAAGCTTTCGGACCACCCGCGATACAGAAAGCCTCGCGCGAGCACTTCTTCGGACATCGGTGCGGCCAAGCTGAAGGCGAACAGGAGAATGACCGCGGCGCCCTTGTCCCGGCCCGACTTCAAAAGATCGGTCATGACGCCCGGCGTCGCCTCACGGCCCATCGCGCGGGACATCGTTTCCCAGATCAGCACGACCAGCAGGAGGCCGAGCGCGCCGAGCAAAAACTGCTTCCACGACGGCCAGCGCAGCGCGAGGTAGTCGGCGAACGAGGCGCCCTTCAAGCGAATGGCGAGCCACACGGCTGCGAGCGTTGTGGGCAAGCCCATGATGACCGACAGCGCCAGCGCGGCTGGCTCGTGACCGATGCGCTGCATCGCCGCCAGATCGATAGGGCCGCCGCGAGCCCAGACCAGATAGACGATGGCGCCGATCTGGCCGACGAACATCGCCCCGAAGATGACGAGGCCCCAGAGCGCGGTGCCCCAAAACTTCCAGACGTGCGGCCGAGGCGCGACGGTGAGGGGCGGATGATCGGGATTGAGGGAGTCCATCAATTCTCTTTCGATTGGTCGGCCCGTGTCACCTCCTCGTCATGGCCGGGCTCGTCCCGGCCATCCACGTGCAGCAGTGTATGCGGCAAAGCGTGGATGCCCGGGACGAGCCCGGGCATGACGACGTGGAGACATTGTGCCGTGATCAAGGCAGCGCCCGTTCCAGCAGCGCGCGCGTGTCGCTGGGCACCAAATCCACCGCGCCGTACATGCTGGCGTGGTTGGCAGAGAGACGCGTCGCCGCGAACAATTCGGCGTTGCGCGGCGACACCCCATTCAGTGCGGCCGTGGCTGCCAGCAGCGCGAGTTTTTCGACCGCGAGCCGCGCAACGCGCTCGCCGTCCGGGCGGCGGAATGCCTTGCCGATGAAGGCGACCGCCTCGCCGGCTCCCGGCAGGCTCTTGGTCTCAGCGGCGAGGCCTTGCAGCACCGCCGTCGCAGCGTCCGGCTCGCGCGCCAGAGCGCGGAGCACGTCGAGGCACATCACATTGCCCGAGCCTTCCCAGATCGCATTGACCGGGGCCTCCCGATAGTGGCGTGCCAAAATACCTTCCTCGACATAGCCATTGCCGCCGAGGCACTCCATCGCTTCGTAAAGGAACGGCGGCGCGCTCTTGCAGGTCCAGTATTTGATTGCCGGCGTCAGCAGCCGCATATAGGCAGCCTCTGCCGGATCGTGCGGCGTCCGATCGAAGGTGCGGCAGAGCCGCATCACCAGCGCGACGCTTGCCTCGACATGCAGCGCCATGTCGGACAGCACCGCCTGCATCAAGGGCTGATCGGCGAGATGCCTTTGAAACACGCTGCGGTGACGCGCGTGATGCAGCGCGTGCGCAAGCCCCGAGCGCATCAGGCCGACGGAGGCGATTGCGCAATCCTGCCGCGTGAGCTGCACCATCTGGATGATGGTCCGGATGCCCTTGCCCTCCTCGCCGACCCGCTCCGCATAGGCGCCGACGAACTCGACCTCGGAAGATGCGTTGGAGCGGTTGCCGAGCTTGTCCTTCAACCGCTGGAACTGGATCGCGTTGACAGACCCGTCCGGCGCAAAGCGCGGCATGAAGAAACAGGTCAGGCCCTCATCCGCCTGCGCCAGCACCAAAAAGGCGTCGCACATCGGCGCCGACATGAACCATTTGTGGCCGGTGACGCGATAGGCGCCGCCATCGCGCACCGCTCGCGTCATGTTGGACCGCACGTCCGTGCCGCCCTGCTTCTCGGTCATGCCCATGCCGAGCGTCATGCCGCGCTTCTCCCACCACGGCGCGAAGCTGGGGTCATAGCTCCTGGTCGAGAGCACCGGCATCACCTTCGCCAGCAGATCAGGCTGCATCGCAAGCGCGGCCACCGAGGCGCGCGTCATCGTGATCGGACAGAGATGGCCGGTCTCGACCTGCGAGGCGATGTAAAATCTTGCCGCGCGCACGACTTCGGCGGCATCGCCTGCTGGCCTACCGTCGGCGCTCCAGGTGGAATTGTGCACGCCGGCATGCGCGCTGTGCGCCATGAGCTCATGATAAGCGGGGTGAAACTCGACCTGGTCACGGCGGTTACCGCGGGAATCGAAGGCGCGCAGCTTTGGCGAGTTCTCGTTCGCCACGCGGCCGCGCTCGGCCATCGCCGCAGAGCCCCAGGCCTTGCCGAAATCGGAGAGCTCCTTATCCGCCGCAGCACCGCCGTTGGCCTTCACGGCCTCGACCAGCGGGCGGTCGGCTGCGAAGAGATCGACGTCCTCGAACGGCTGCGACTGATTGAAGACCTCGTGGGTCGCAAAGACGGGCTGGGTCATGGCTTATACCTCGGGCCGGACCTTAGTTCCGGCGCGGCTGGATCGGGAAATCATAGGCTGCCCCGCCCGCCCCCGGCAGGGAAAAATGCCACCACTCCTTTGAATAGTTCACAAAGCCTTGCCGGGCCATCGCAGCAACCAGCCGGTTGCGCCAGGCGCGCTGCTCTGGCGTGATGCTGCGCGCGGCGGTGTGCCCCTTGAGATCCGTGCAGTCGTAGCCGGTGCCCATGTCGACGCTGCCTTCGGGCGCCCGCGCTTCCACCGGGCCCGTGCAATCCGCATAGGCCCTGGCGGGATCGATCCTGGCCGAATTGTCCGCCTTGAGGTCGACCAGCGTCAGGTCCAGCGCAGCGCCGGTGGAGTGTTGCGAACGACTGGCGATGTAGCCGAGCCGAAACAGCTCGGTC from Bradyrhizobium arachidis carries:
- the gatC gene encoding Asp-tRNA(Asn)/Glu-tRNA(Gln) amidotransferase subunit GatC encodes the protein MSVDAVTVRRIAHLARIAVRDDEVSHLQGELNAMLAFVEQLSEVNVDGVEPMTSVTPMEMKKRQDVVNDGEIADDIVANAPATEGHFFLVPKVVE
- a CDS encoding M15 family metallopeptidase, whose amino-acid sequence is MTIWIDIVKSILTALVSLALISSAAAQSLPGGFVYLRDIDPTIIQDIRYATSNNFVGKPLNGYAAGECVVKRDVGLRLKAVQQELAAQNLSLKMFDCYRPVRASLDMVAWAQNGRETVAERRYNPKIPKTELFRLGYIASRSQHSTGAALDLTLVDLKADNSARIDPARAYADCTGPVEARAPEGSVDMGTGYDCTDLKGHTAARSITPEQRAWRNRLVAAMARQGFVNYSKEWWHFSLPGAGGAAYDFPIQPRRN
- a CDS encoding nitronate monooxygenase family protein, coding for MWPNRRLIDLFKTEFPIVLAPMAGIMDAELVIAAAQGGALGSLPCAMISAEKAREQVNIIRQRVSAPINVNFFCHKPLELSAESEARWKERLTPYYEEYGLDPSAPIAAANRAPFDAAFCDVVEELKPEVVSFHFGLPDQALLRRVKAAGCLVISSATTVKEAVWLEQNGVDAVIAQGAEAGGHRGMFLTDNIAEQPGTFALVPQVVDAVKVPVIAAGGIADGRGIAAAFALGASGVQIGSAYLRCPESKVSVSARKALAEAGDASTVITNVMTGRPARGVANRVMREVGPISPDAPSFPHAATALGPLKAAAEKQGRVEFTNLWAGQAIGLGREVPAAELTRDLAKTALARLKALAG
- a CDS encoding CPBP family intramembrane glutamic endopeptidase; translation: MDSLNPDHPPLTVAPRPHVWKFWGTALWGLVIFGAMFVGQIGAIVYLVWARGGPIDLAAMQRIGHEPAALALSVIMGLPTTLAAVWLAIRLKGASFADYLALRWPSWKQFLLGALGLLLVVLIWETMSRAMGREATPGVMTDLLKSGRDKGAAVILLFAFSLAAPMSEEVLARGFLYRGWSESFLRVPGAIILSSLVWTVVHLQYDLYFLAEVFCIGLWFGYMRYRANSLWLTIMLHALNNLTAVVLTMWLGE
- a CDS encoding AEC family transporter — protein: MAVVIAALLPVFILIVLGVVLKRTLMRLDTQWHGLERLTYYVLFPMLLIQTLVKADLGTVPVAGVGSALLLSALVMSLLCLALRPALARLGIDGPAFTSIFQGATRWQTYVALSVSANLFGDVGLAVASVAMVAIIPLVNVFSVAVLAHYAAPEKQSARAIVMTVASNPLIWACAIGLFVNVVHLPLPKIWHDVADALSRSSLAIGLLVTGAGLHLKGLLRPSLGASLGVAFKLALMPALALVLALWFGLSGKSLTIVAICAAVPTSPSAYVLARQMGGDAPLLAQIITLQTILAAITMPIAIALVA
- a CDS encoding nitronate monooxygenase family protein; translated protein: MPIATPLTRLLGSEHPILLAPMDVVAGARLVTAVSRAGGFGILGGGYGERAWLDQETAKLRGLSAPFGIGFITWSLAKRPELLDIALAARPGAIMLSFGDPAPFAPKIKSAGVRLICQVQDETMARQALDAGADVLIAQGTEAGGHGASRTTVDLVPAIVDLAAGRVPVVAAGGIADGRGLAAMLMLGASGVLLGTRFYASEEADGADEAKRRICRAASGETVRGIIFDLSRNNVWPAPFTGRCLINDHARRWIGREVELMQNVATVAADYAAAKAAGNFDVAAVIAGEAVGLIHDIPPAAEIVARIATEAEQLLAGRRNSGASFPSPLWEKVARSAG
- a CDS encoding acyl-CoA dehydrogenase family protein; protein product: MTQPVFATHEVFNQSQPFEDVDLFAADRPLVEAVKANGGAAADKELSDFGKAWGSAAMAERGRVANENSPKLRAFDSRGNRRDQVEFHPAYHELMAHSAHAGVHNSTWSADGRPAGDAAEVVRAARFYIASQVETGHLCPITMTRASVAALAMQPDLLAKVMPVLSTRSYDPSFAPWWEKRGMTLGMGMTEKQGGTDVRSNMTRAVRDGGAYRVTGHKWFMSAPMCDAFLVLAQADEGLTCFFMPRFAPDGSVNAIQFQRLKDKLGNRSNASSEVEFVGAYAERVGEEGKGIRTIIQMVQLTRQDCAIASVGLMRSGLAHALHHARHRSVFQRHLADQPLMQAVLSDMALHVEASVALVMRLCRTFDRTPHDPAEAAYMRLLTPAIKYWTCKSAPPFLYEAMECLGGNGYVEEGILARHYREAPVNAIWEGSGNVMCLDVLRALAREPDAATAVLQGLAAETKSLPGAGEAVAFIGKAFRRPDGERVARLAVEKLALLAATAALNGVSPRNAELFAATRLSANHASMYGAVDLVPSDTRALLERALP
- a CDS encoding LysR family transcriptional regulator, producing MELSDIKTFAAVARTGGITRAAEELNTVQSNVTQRIKALEAEIGTPLFERHSRGMTLTGAGKRLLPYAQRMAALSREALLAARDDGEPKGPLAIGSMETTAAVRLPPLLADFHRRFPAVRLSLRTATTADLVAAVLDGSLDGAFVAGPIDHADLTATSAFREELVLVSARRWTTLAELRAGTPESGPTALVFRTGCTYRQRIEQIFVEFGWPSAARFELGTLDGMIGCVAADMGVTLLPRAVVARSEMNGSVSIHTLSPAYTGVETLFIQRRTGHHYSALNGFASCLNKDEQVIAA
- the ruvX gene encoding Holliday junction resolvase RuvX is translated as MPALILPLVDAATHWPERGALIGLDLGTKTIGVAVSDPDRRLATGVETIQRKAFKQDAARLLAIATERKAVGFVLGLPINMDGSEGPRAQSTRAFARNLAGLTALPIGFWDERLSTAAVERELIGMDVSRAKRAEVIDEHAAIFILQGALDRLANLRRTD